In Myripristis murdjan chromosome 2, fMyrMur1.1, whole genome shotgun sequence, a genomic segment contains:
- the LOC115371793 gene encoding uncharacterized protein LOC115371793 isoform X2, protein MAAICQPRRALVEIPAPQPKIAARIRRSYLEILSARLAPSSPVPRGRSGATNSKRVQSLDSTVSGMWSGRIEEQCDKMEDHQTPLSNQQLVQLIRSLILVEQRQEPKVFTSDLKYLQEDLQLKKMNVYRSIPYSRFGSNRDAHCYRKAYPHLVAFKVSCQEWGQVLLRNKEWDSVLEHALMAWRYTSELPQWDTVSHNALREQCYSTLAAHCLTALQHYRPEPSRGRELLRRLKMAQVHSQAIGPCIQELQRILGHAELSCMDTNEMRNNTVSPAGYNPQ, encoded by the exons ATGGCAGCCATCTGCCAACCTCGACGTGCCTTGGTGGAAATTCCTGCCCCACAGCCCAAAATTGCAG CCCGAATTAGGAGGTCCTACTTGGAAATTTTAAGTGCCCGTTTAGCCCCATCATCTCCAGTTCCAAGAGGGAGAAGTGGAGCTACCAACTCCAAGCGTGTGCAGTCAT TGGACTCGACCGTCAGTGGGATGTGGAGTGGGAGGATAGAGGAGCAGTGTGACAAGATGGAGGATCACCAGACCCCACTCTCCAATCAGCAACTGGTGCAGCTGATCAGATCCCTCATCTTAGTTGAACAG AGGCAGGAGCCCAAAGTGTTTACCTCAGACTTGAAGTATCTCCAAGAAGACCTGCAGCTGAAGAAGATGAATGTTTACAGATCCATTCCCTACTCGCGGTTTGGCTCCAACAGGGACGCTCATTGTTACAGAAAGGCTTATCCTCACCTGGTGGCCTTCAAG GTTTCGTGCCAGGAGTGGGGCCAAGTGCTCCTGAGGAACAAAGAGTGGGACTCGGTGTTGGAGCATGCACTGATGGCATGGCGCTACACCAGCGAGCTGCCGCAGTGGGACACAGTGAGCCACAACGCTCTCAGGGAACAGTGTTACAGCACTCTGGCAGCTCACTGCCTCACCGCTCTGCAGCACTATCGCCCCGAGCCCAGCAGAGGACGCGAGCTGCTGAGAAG GTTAAAGATGGCTCAAGTGCACAGTCAGGCCATCGGGCCCTGTATTCAGGAGCTGCAAAGGATTCTGGGACATGCTGAGCTCTCCTGTATGGACACAAATGAAATGAGGAACAACACTGTGTCACCAGCTGGCTACAATCCCCAGTGA